One window of the Streptomyces asoensis genome contains the following:
- a CDS encoding RRQRL motif-containing zinc-binding protein: MAALGKCFDPTGARHGIPTYPWRYAPDGLATRRQLRARGLRPGGQPIAAQVLRPRYRRGPLVAYLYCLDKAKPVRPMTPAKRRALECAMRARRTCPQCRMEAAYVIPSSLGVCVPCAYPDDKPPPDQHESGGIPEKE, encoded by the coding sequence ATGGCGGCGCTGGGAAAGTGCTTCGACCCGACCGGCGCCCGCCACGGCATACCGACCTACCCGTGGCGGTACGCCCCGGACGGTTTGGCGACCAGACGGCAATTACGGGCCCGCGGCCTGCGTCCCGGCGGACAGCCGATCGCCGCGCAGGTGCTGCGACCGCGCTACCGGCGCGGGCCGCTGGTCGCCTACCTCTACTGCCTCGACAAGGCCAAGCCGGTGCGGCCGATGACGCCGGCGAAGCGCCGGGCGCTGGAGTGCGCGATGCGCGCCCGCCGCACCTGCCCGCAGTGCCGCATGGAGGCCGCTTACGTCATTCCCTCCTCGCTCGGGGTGTGCGTCCCTTGCGCCTACCCCGACGACAAGCCGCCGCCTGACCAGCACGAATCGGGCGGCATTCCCGAGAAGGAGTGA